The Bacteroidota bacterium genomic interval ATAAATAATGAAGTTTTCACAAATGTCTGGCTAAAATCTAAGGGAGTTGAAATCATTTCATTCAGAGTTTGATCCCTTTCCTCTAAAATATTTTCAAACAAAAGGGTACAAACATAATATTTCTATAACAAGTAATTACGAAAATGTCTTACCTGATCCGGTCAACAGAACGGATCAGATCTTCATCTTTTTTGATCGCTTTGTATGCAATGTAAGTCAATACTATAATCAAAAAAGGGATAAAAAACAGCCACCAGAAATAGTTCACATTAAGCGACAATTGACTAATAAACTGTTTGCCTGAGAAATACATCAATACATCAAATATCAACACGAATAGGCAATTCAGCAAACATAAACGCATCTGAACAATTCTCTTTTTAAACATGAAAATTGTAGCC includes:
- a CDS encoding DUF4293 domain-containing protein produces the protein MIQRIQTLYLLAAFVLLLILPLFPFAAIIQSGSVLYSFKLFGLYILTHNSPRLIYTFWPLLILWLALGISYLATIFMFKKRIVQMRLCLLNCLFVLIFDVLMYFSGKQFISQLSLNVNYFWWLFFIPFLIIVLTYIAYKAIKKDEDLIRSVDRIR